A genomic segment from Chthoniobacterales bacterium encodes:
- a CDS encoding undecaprenyl-diphosphate phosphatase, which produces MLPDWLIVIILGIIEGLTEFIPVSSTGHLLIAEHLLGDHKSDLFNVVIQVGAVMAVLPLFRERIALMMRWHEPEGRDLTLKVFVAFFITGVGGLILKKLGLKLPDEMFPVAIALIAGGFFFLFIENMIKGKPRTNSITWIIVIAVAAGQLVAAAFPGTSRSGSTIMFAMALGLARVPATEFSFLVGIPTMLAAGALEIREGLKAGEHEPFWMIALGFIVASVVSFIAVKWLLRHVQSHTFVGFGLYRIAFGILLLVFSFLMTR; this is translated from the coding sequence ATGCTGCCTGACTGGCTGATCGTCATCATCCTCGGCATCATCGAGGGCCTCACGGAGTTCATTCCCGTCTCCTCGACGGGTCACCTCCTCATCGCCGAGCATTTGCTCGGCGACCACAAATCCGACCTCTTCAACGTCGTCATCCAGGTTGGCGCGGTCATGGCCGTCCTGCCGCTCTTCCGCGAGCGCATCGCCCTGATGATGCGCTGGCACGAGCCGGAGGGCCGCGACCTCACCCTCAAGGTCTTCGTCGCGTTCTTCATCACCGGCGTCGGCGGCCTCATTCTCAAGAAACTGGGCCTCAAGCTGCCCGACGAGATGTTCCCGGTCGCCATTGCGCTGATCGCGGGCGGCTTCTTCTTCCTGTTCATCGAGAACATGATCAAGGGCAAGCCCCGCACGAACTCGATCACCTGGATCATCGTCATCGCCGTCGCCGCGGGCCAACTCGTCGCCGCCGCCTTCCCCGGCACCTCGCGTTCCGGCTCCACCATCATGTTCGCCATGGCGCTCGGCCTCGCTCGCGTCCCCGCCACCGAATTTTCCTTCCTCGTCGGCATTCCGACCATGCTCGCCGCCGGCGCGCTGGAAATCCGCGAGGGCCTCAAGGCCGGAGAACACGAGCCGTTCTGGATGATCGCCCTCGGCTTCATCGTCGCGTCGGTCGTGTCCTTCATCGCCGTGAAATGGCTGTTGCGTCACGTGCAGTCCCATACGTTCGTGGGCTTCGGCCTTTACCGCATCGCCTTTGGCATCCTGCTTCTTGTCTTTTCCTTTTTAATGACCCGATGA
- a CDS encoding P-II family nitrogen regulator — protein sequence MKKIEAIIKPFKMEDVKEALAEVGIEGMTVSEVKGFGRQKGHTEIYRGSEYTVDFLPKVKFEIVVLDTAVEKAVAAISKSAKTGKIGDGKIFVLPIESAIRIRTDETNENAI from the coding sequence ATGAAGAAAATCGAGGCGATCATTAAACCTTTCAAGATGGAAGACGTGAAGGAAGCGCTCGCGGAGGTCGGCATCGAAGGGATGACCGTCAGCGAAGTCAAGGGATTCGGTCGTCAGAAGGGCCACACCGAGATCTATCGCGGCAGCGAATACACCGTCGATTTCCTTCCCAAGGTGAAATTTGAAATCGTCGTTCTTGACACGGCAGTCGAAAAAGCAGTCGCCGCGATTTCCAAATCCGCCAAGACCGGCAAGATCGGCGACGGCAAGATTTTCGTTCTGCCCATCGAAAGCGCGATCCGCATTCGCACCGACGAAACGAACGAGAACGCCATCTAG